One stretch of Desulfovibrionales bacterium DNA includes these proteins:
- a CDS encoding chemotaxis protein CheW, translating into MGEAVTQVEAGFQELAAREGKYLTFVLGKEEYGLEILKVKEIIGMMDITSVPNVPSYVKGVINLRGKVIPIVELRLKFGMESIPYTERTCIIVVDVQVKGRPALVGIVVDAVSEVLNINREEIENTPNFGTGMDTNYILGMAKVKGQVKILLDIDQVLDNSELAL; encoded by the coding sequence ATGGGAGAAGCAGTAACACAAGTCGAGGCCGGCTTTCAGGAATTAGCGGCCAGGGAAGGGAAATATTTAACTTTTGTGTTAGGTAAGGAAGAATATGGCCTGGAAATTTTAAAAGTGAAAGAAATTATCGGCATGATGGATATAACTTCCGTACCAAATGTACCGTCTTATGTCAAAGGTGTAATCAATCTGCGGGGCAAGGTTATACCTATAGTGGAATTGCGTTTAAAATTTGGCATGGAATCTATCCCTTATACGGAACGGACCTGCATTATTGTGGTGGATGTTCAGGTCAAAGGCCGCCCCGCCCTGGTCGGGATAGTGGTGGATGCCGTCTCCGAGGTTTTAAACATCAATCGGGAAGAGATAGAAAACACACCTAACTTTGGGACTGGAATGGACACGAACTATATCCTGGGCATGGCCAAGGTCAAAGGACAGGTTAAGATACTGCTGGACATCGATCAAGTCCTTGATAATAGCGAACTGGCCCTTTAA
- a CDS encoding potassium channel protein gives MAPSQARNILIGITILIFVIAFGTSGYMLIEKWEFLDALYMTVITLTTVGYGEVRPLGGSGRVFTICLLIMGVGFVFYMFGTITQIMVEGQFRRLLGRRKLEKQLAALKDHYIICGYGRIGQIISREIAKKPLPLVIIENNPDLIKTIEEQGHLFIEGDATREDTLLKANIQKAKGLVATVSSDADNVYIILTARGLNPGLYIMARVVDEKAERNLLQAGANRVISPYHIGARKMAQAILRPAVTDFIELAVHRGGIELQIEEIPVRAPSRITDVPLRESGIRQELGLIIIAIQRASGEMLYNPPPDARIQVGDILIAMGDPKNLNKLEKMLGISTS, from the coding sequence ATGGCGCCATCTCAAGCCCGCAATATTCTCATCGGCATCACTATCCTCATTTTCGTTATAGCCTTCGGAACGAGCGGCTATATGCTTATCGAGAAATGGGAATTTTTAGACGCCCTTTACATGACCGTTATTACTTTAACCACCGTCGGATATGGGGAAGTTCGGCCACTGGGCGGTTCAGGGCGGGTCTTTACAATCTGCCTGCTTATCATGGGCGTTGGTTTTGTGTTTTACATGTTCGGAACCATAACCCAGATCATGGTAGAAGGCCAGTTTAGAAGGCTTTTGGGGAGGAGAAAGTTGGAAAAACAGCTTGCCGCATTAAAGGACCATTACATTATATGCGGTTATGGCCGCATTGGACAGATTATCTCCCGGGAAATTGCCAAAAAACCCTTGCCGCTTGTGATTATCGAAAACAACCCGGACCTGATAAAAACCATTGAAGAGCAGGGGCATCTATTTATCGAAGGCGATGCCACACGGGAAGACACATTACTTAAAGCCAATATTCAAAAGGCCAAGGGCCTGGTAGCCACGGTATCTTCCGACGCTGATAACGTATATATCATACTCACTGCCCGCGGCCTGAACCCCGGTCTTTATATCATGGCCCGGGTCGTTGATGAAAAGGCTGAACGAAATCTCTTACAGGCCGGAGCAAACCGGGTTATATCACCATACCATATCGGAGCGCGTAAGATGGCCCAGGCGATCTTGCGGCCGGCCGTGACTGATTTCATCGAGTTAGCCGTACACCGGGGAGGGATAGAGCTGCAAATAGAGGAGATCCCGGTGCGCGCCCCGTCTCGTATCACAGATGTGCCGCTTAGGGAATCCGGGATAAGGCAGGAATTAGGACTGATTATAATTGCTATCCAGAGGGCTTCAGGTGAAATGCTTTATAACCCCCCGCCGGATGCCAGGATACAGGTAGGCGATATACTTATAGCTATGGGTGACCCAAAGAACCTCAATAAGTTGGAAAAAATGCTGGGAATTTCTACAAGTTAA